The Roseiconus lacunae genomic sequence CCGGGGACTTTCGAATCGACCATCCGAAGCGAATACGCAGACGAAGGCGGCGCCGTTCCCCGTCCACACTTCGATCGTGCAACCGGACGCAATCGCGGGTTGCGCCGTCCCAACAACATTTCTGACGTTTAAGCGATCGGCGCCAGTATGGGACCGTGCCTGTCCGGCAACTTTCGTGAGTCGAACGTGGTCGGGTTCCGTCGACTTGTCAAATTAGGATTAGCCGATCGGCGTTAGCCACGGTTTAGGATTAGCCGATTGGCGTTAGCCACGGTTTGGGATTAGCCGATCAGCGTTAGCCACGGTTCCTGCACAATCACCGTCGGTAAAATGAAAAGCCGGCGGTTGACCCCCGTTGGGCATCGACGGGGGCCAATGTGTGGGATCTCAAAATTCAAGCAACAAACGATTGGCGTCGGCTGCCGTCACTCAACGACGCGAGCAGCGGCTGTCTCTGAACGCACCTAGCGGATACGATTCGGTGAACCATCGCGACCGAGACCAACGCCGCACTCTTACCCATCAAGCTTTGTTCCGATGAATCCTTCATCCAAGATCGTTTTAGGGCTTTGGCCCATCGCAGGTGTTACCACCGTTGGTGTGACCGACTCCGATGCGCGTGAAACCATTCGAACCGCGATCGATGGTGGGGTGACGATGTTCGATACCGCGTACAGCTATGGGTATGACGGCGAGAGCGATCGTCTGCTGAGCGAATTTGTCAGCGGTGATCCCGATCGGTTTTTTGTGATGGGTAAGGTCGGTCAGCGTTATACGGTCGACCGTGATCGCGCCGTCGATGGTTCAGCGAGTCAACTGACCGCCGACGCGGAAGAACATTTGCGGCGTCTCAAGCTGGAACAGATCGATTTGCTTTATCTGCACCAACCCGATCCCAATGTCGCGCTCGAAGTCTCTGCCGGAGCGATGTTGAAACTGAAAGAACGCGGACTCTGCAGGTCGGTCGGTATCTGTAATGCGACAACCGAACAGATTCGGCAATTCGCCGATATCGCAGGCTGCGCGGCGATTCAGTGCCCACTGAATTTGATTCAACGCGATTCGTTGCAAACGACGATCGCCCCGACTGCCGCACGCGGCATTGGAAGCTATGTTTTTTGGACACTAATGAAAGGCTTGCTGGCTGGGAAAATCACTCGTGATCATCAGTTTGCCAAGGGGGACAGCCGACCAAACTATCCGATCTTTCAAGGTGA encodes the following:
- a CDS encoding aldo/keto reductase translates to MNPSSKIVLGLWPIAGVTTVGVTDSDARETIRTAIDGGVTMFDTAYSYGYDGESDRLLSEFVSGDPDRFFVMGKVGQRYTVDRDRAVDGSASQLTADAEEHLRRLKLEQIDLLYLHQPDPNVALEVSAGAMLKLKERGLCRSVGICNATTEQIRQFADIAGCAAIQCPLNLIQRDSLQTTIAPTAARGIGSYVFWTLMKGLLAGKITRDHQFAKGDSRPNYPIFQGEQRRKAHDIVDRLGQIGEQTGKTIAQLSIGWAISQPGVAGALVGARRPDQIAETVDATELSSDVLSEIDEEVKQHFPW